GCAATTAAAAGCATCAGATCCTTGCTTCTTTCTTCACGAGAATCATGTCAGCTCTGCGGCCATCAACTTTTGCCAAGAACATGGATTGGTCAGTAGTATCATATGAAAAACAAACTGTTTTCAATGTTGttatgcttttattttattattcttttaacttttatttctttttgtttgacacgtgtaaaacatatatatatttttttaaagtagaaAGGACTAATTTTTGTGGAAAATGACATAATAGAGATTTGGTCTTTGCGGAACATGTTTGCATCTTTGTCCTTCATCGACGATGTTTGCGTTAGAGAACAAATCAATCAATCATTCGGCAAACCTCACCTTATTAAAAGATTAGTCCAATATTATAgccattcaattttttatcctttGGACAATCTTCAACGGAAGCCACgttatgtagaaaataaaaggatGGATGAAGAATTTATCGTAGAACTGGCTGTTTTTGTTGACACATATGCATATCTTCTGTTAATGTTTTATCTGGACAacaatatcgataaaatacgCAATATGATTAAGTTAGagtatttgaaaaaagttcAGGATTTTTTTCACCATCGGAGTTTGGGTGTCCGTATCGGTATTTCTTTGGTAAATTTAACGATTTTGGAAACAGGATCGTCAAATTTTCCAGTTTTTAAGGGCGAAGGCAAAACACTGCTCAAACTTTTCTGCAGTTACCAGAAAACTCTCAATCCTCCAGACGACGATGATCCACGTCACTGGGACATTGCTCTTTACATAACCGGAATGGACATTTTTACAACTAAAGGTACatcgtttttaatttcatatgaTGATTATTCAGTTGCGGGATTAGCCTTTACCGGTGGCGCATGCAAAGCGCATAAGTCATGCGCGATAGCAGAATTTTCTTCAGGTGATTTCGattcttcaataaaaaaatcatctcTTCACGCTGCTCATGAAATCGGTCATCTGTAAGTTTATACATTAGTCTTAGTAGTATTAGtttagtataaattaaatacaatatttttattagaatttatttaattgtacaatttaaagtttgaaagtaaagagaattttttaaaagatttgtttgtttaattttttatgtgttaattgattgattaataaattatgagatatataaaaatattttaaataaacgatGCAAAGTAAAACACATTttcaagattaataatttgtatgttCAACAGCTTAGGATTGCGTCACGATTTCGACGAAACGGATACATATATAATGTCACCTGCGCCACAACGTTTTAGCGAGATAAAATGGTCCATGTATAGTCATAACACAATAAAATCATCGTTGAAAAGAAAATCGTGTCTTCGAGAAACCGATGATAGTATCTATGTCGATGACTATGACGATGATTGGTGGACATCTGACATATTTGATAATCCGCTATATTACGGTTTACCCGGAAGAAAATGGACCGCCAAAGCACAATGCCAACTATTTCTGGACGACGAAAATGCGAACGTGGTCACGTTGCATGATATATgtcaaaatttacaatgcGAGACGCCTCACAAAAATGAATCTTATTTCACTGCGGGCGCATTGAGTGGTACGTCTCCTTTTTTGATTACAtacgttaattttaattttattgatattttttaggTACTTATTGCGCACTCGGGAAAGAATGTCGTGGCGAAAAATGCCTGCCTATTATCGAGCCGCCATACAATTTTAACTCTTGTGATGAGGATAATTGGAGTGAATGGAAGAAAGACATCTGTCAAAGTGGTTGCTTGCAGAAATCGAAAGGCGTACTAGCCAAACGACGTATTTGCAAACATCGGAATAGAGAAACACCGAATTGTGTAGGACCATATTACGACGTAGTTCTGTGCGATGATTCGTTACTCTGTTTCGGGAAACGCAAAACGATCGACTTGTTTACTACCATAAAATGCACCAAATTCAAATTGGCAAACTTAGCGATAACAGAGTCGGGGAAACAGTATTCTTATGATGCCGAGAAACCGTGGATAGCATGTACTGTATACTGTACACACAAAGAATCATCTGATTATTACACACCACGCCAAGAAATGCTCAACTTTCGTGTCGATCCATATTTTCCTGATGGAACGTGGTGTCACGAAGAAAATggtcaaaattattattgccgcCAGCATTACTGTCTGCCGGAAAGCTACTCGTAAAAATAGTTGTCGAAAGATGATCTacgtatgttttaaaattattatgcttTTACTTTTAGTCTTTATTTCTCTTCGTTGTACATTTACAAGTATGACACgtgaagatatatatattttttcgtaaagTAGGAAGGACTCGTTTTTGTGAAAAACGATGTATTAGAGATTCGGCCTTTGCGCAACGTATTTGCACCTTCATCGACGATTTTTGTGTTAAGGAACAAATTAATCAGTTATTCGGCAAACcttatcttattaaaatattactccAATATTATGatgattcaaatttttattttttggacAATTTTAAACGGAAGCCACGTCATGTACAAAatacgcaaaaaaaatttactatagGACTGGCTGTTTTCGTTGACGTAGAAGCATATCGCAAGTTGATGCGATTATACCCGATGATATCAAAGATGATATACGCGATATAATGTTAGCGTATGTGAATTTTATGCAGGCTTTATATTTTGGCacgttatttattgttatatatatatattttttaattttttgatatataagcataaaaaGGTTCGTCATCTCTGCTTTAGAATGTTTGAAACATATCACGATACAAACATGGATCGTCATGGATTTGCGTAAATAGATTTCAAAACACACCGATTGATGCATATTTGTGtcttataatattcataaaaattcgcGCGCTGCAAATGCAGCGAACTCTATCGAAAACCGCATGAACTTTTTTGCTTAGATTCCTTTtccttttccctttttttaaagtataagtactttctttcttctttcagactgcagataatttatttttattccattgtaaatattttgtaaaatccaatcaatcaaatagaaaataaaaaaacataaggCAATAATGATATGATTCATTCATTCGTATATGACTATAAATTTGCCTTTTGCactatttctaaataaatagtaGTATATagaacatttttctttcattttagATGGTCTCATGTTTATATGGTCAACATTCCATACTGATGTTTAAcgtaattttgattttctgTTTCACATAtaaagtcttttttttttaagtaaattgatcacaaaatatataataacaattaaattgcgCAAACACAATAAgcaagtaaatataaatacttgaaaatttaatgtaaaactgCATTGAATTAAGacattttctgtattttatatcaagtaTTATCGACGTCTTGTTGGCGTTTTAAGATTAAATGTTAGATCAATCAACGGTGCTTAGCTCCGTCCGTCACCGCAAATCGCTGTTAAAGCACGCAACGGGTGAATACGACGCCGCGTTGCGTGCGCCCGTTTCACGAAGAAATCATTTCACTAACGACGTAGATTGAGCAAACAACCTTTTGATCCCCGTTCTGGCAGGACGTCGAGGATGGCCGATATCAAGCAGGATCACAAGGGCGAGGATGTCGACACTTACGGGATGGGTAACAACGCCGACCCGAAGAACATGCAGGAGTTGACGCAATACGTGAGTCCACGTACTTACGCACAGGATGATGATGCATCCGAAGACGCATCGCAACGCAACGATGACGCTACGTTGACTCCTTTGCAGGTGCAAACGCTGCTGCAGAACATGCAAGACAAGTTTCAAACGATGTCCGACCAGATCATAGGAAGAAATATCCTTTTCCTGTGCTTAACCTAAAAGAATACGcatgaaaaatgtcatattcaCGCTGAATCAACAATTGGCAAAATCGGTATTAATAGCTTATTCTGTAGAGTATTTTGTGTTGCTGTGGGTTGATGTTTCAGCTTTTTGGATATCCTCTACATTGCAGAATATTCAAGTGTAAGTATGCAGCAAATAATCAAAGACAGTGGTTgcttattattgtttacttaGCTTGCATGTAAAGTGCTAGTTGAAATGTGTTCATTCTGATTTGATTTTAGTaagcaagaaataaattctaaagtGTCTGTGCACTGAGAtagattttacatatacttttatattaaaattagattatagtattataaatttaaatgcaatcATTGTTTATGATCCAATATTAGATACTAATATTGGATTACATGTATGTTTTGTTTTCGAATCATATAGTGTATGTATAGTGTATTTTACTAAGTTAATCTAGTTTGATTAATCTATAGTAGATAAATTAACTTACTGATATTGTCGCTATAAAAAGATCCTTAATAAGAAATACTAGATGAAATGGGCAACAGAATAGATGATCTGGAAAAGAATATCGCAGATCTAATGACGCAAGCAGGAGTCGAAGGTGGcgaaaaataagttaattcTCTTACCAATGCACTGATCCATAAGTGAGGAGTCATCCAAAGTATTTGAGATAGACGTATGtgtggaagaaaaatatagaggCAGTGAGATACACATCCTTTTGTtacaatgcaaaaaaataaacttacacttttttataaatgtattttgatattatttcgaACACAATCTTCATCAgctaattaaagtataaagttAACAAAATATAGTGACAGCATTAGAGtacataattttagaattgatTACATTGATCTTTGATGCTATCCTTATTATAAAAAgctattataacattttttttaaactactaTTTAATCATattcaaaacaattttgtgTATCAATGGATACTTAAACTGATATcaagtacaaaataattaaatatttttaaagaataaatatatgataaaatttactttgtcTGATTCATTTTAGAAGGTATGCGATATATTATAGACGACATTAACGACTTCTGACACCTAGGAATTGCCGGGAAAGGCCTGAGAATGAAGCGTTTCTTTACTTTATATCCAGAAtgtcttgatatttttttctaaaaaggtAGGAGGGCAAAGTTAAAACGGTAATTGAGATTACATAGATTTATGCCTAGTTCTCACAGGCTTCTCTCGAATTGACTCTGATTCTGTTTCCTCTGTGCTGTCTGCATCTTCTTCAACTTGAACCGATTCGGATGAGTTTGTGAGGCCAGTTCGTACAGAATCCTAAAAGAATTTGGCGTATTAAGATTCAAGGATAAAATAGTGGAGCGACGTATTTCGGACTCAATATTTACAGCAGATTCGGTTTCTCGATTAGCTAGTCTTTGCGATGTCATGGGAGAGGATGCAAATCGACTGGCCAAGTTTGTCAGTGAATAGGCTTGTCGAAATGAAGTTCTTCTCACCGTACTTAATCTTGCGCCAGAGTCAGAAACGCGCATCGTTTCTCTAAATTCCtagataacaataaaattgtacacTTAAAAAAAGATCGGCATAAAATTGTATCGGCGTTTGATACGAGTAACATTATCGAAaggtaaattaataatgcggGTATCAGTTTGAAGCAAATTTACCCCGTTCATTTCTCCTCTCGTAGTTTGAAAGTCCTGCACGTTTAAGGATAAATTGATTATGTTTATATGAATATCGTTATAAtacagttataaatttttatatttcacaatttcaccatttttttacataatacacaatttgaaaaaaaatttatatcttttatcttaCCTCAAGATCTTTTATCTCGTCGATAGCCGCAACGTCTTGGTACGCTTTTGTCAAAAGCTCGAGAGCTTTAGTGTGAAAGCTCAACTCGATGGTGACAAAGTCCAAAAGCACGGACTTCAAGTCGTGCAATTTTCGTCGCTCGAATGAGTCGATCTGCTCCTCCAATCCTTTTACTACTCGGGACACTTCAACGGATGCTTTCATCAGTTCTGATTCGGCTTGCGACTAGTATCCTTTTTTAGTTAAAGATTCGTAAGAGACACTTGTACTTAAACAAGATTAGatcttttgaacaattttgtaCTTAAAAACAAGATTAGATCTTTTGAACAGTTTTACCAATggctattgatttttattataatttaactgattcttattttgtcataaaagACTTTAGTTAAATTGGAGCtaaagttttaattgattttggtGAAATAAATCTTCAATTGTCTGGATAtgtattatcatatttttaaggATACTATCATTTGGCGATTCCTGGGATTTCTTTCCCGAACTTTGTCCAAGTGCCTTCGTCTCGTGAGTTCTCTGTCGCGCGCTGCAAAAGTGTTTCTTACGTCATCGCGGGCATGCTTGCAGATCGTCGCATATTGCGAAAGAGGTGCAATCACCTTGGAGTCCAATCTCTGTACTCCCGCATCTctaaaataaatcgataattttatataaataaaattttaaataaaataggtTTTTAAAATCAGCCGCAAGATTTTCACGACTTCTCCATacgttaagaaataaaaatcatgattaatataaaaaagcaaacattttatgcaaatagattagatttttttccattttcttttttttagcaatattggatatattaattatttgctacTAGAAAGAAATTAGTGTTATtacaatctttttcttttttatactttagaaTGGAAACACAATGATTTGAAATAGTTTTACCTATAATCACCGATAACTGATAATGTTACAGAAAAGTTCGCGAGTCCGGTGCTCAGGGATCGATTTATAATTTCCGAGTCGGCATagatttgtattattttagcCAATTCGTCGCCTTTGTCGCGTAATCTGAAAAAAAGTAAGCCAGTGAACAAAAGGTGCGTTGCTATCGGTGTGGTAGTTTCACATGTGTCGCTAAggaaaaataatcgatatagTTTGTCGGTCAATTACAGCACCTGGCCGCTTTCCTGGTGAACGCCGCGAATACCGTGCACAGCTCAGCGAAGTGTTTTTCTACGCCTGTTATGCGATCCTGCACAAATTTCGCCTCCTGCTCACTAAacaaacaaaagaaaatcatTTACAATTTGCATCTATGATTTGTAAGAAAACGTCATAAAATACTAtccaaatatttgcatttttcgcTTAACTTACTACACGCTACTTTGGGAGCGCACTCGAagcattttctatttttccgtGACGTACTCCGTAAAATATTCGATGAACTTTTCTGCGTGACAGAAAAATCACGCAGAAATGTAGTAGAAATGTAGTATCGACCGTTTCCTTTTCCGCACGCGACCGATGACAGTTGCCTACTGGCAGGTGGTGAATTGCCGCAGGTGAAGTTGCGCCGCGTTTCCTATACTCCCTTCAGACTAACTACATATATTGGGGGTTGACTATCAACTTCCTGTATTGTGTTTGTCTTTAGAGTTTGAAAGGCTTATCTACATATggtctttatattaaaagaaaataaattttatagtaaaataatcacatttatttaatgtaaaattttgctaaaaattataatattatatacatatcttataatatatatatttaataaattagcaatatattaatattgcgaTCAACTATCTTTTATCACAGCGAATGAGTAACCTGCGCCAGCACCGACGAGGACGCCaatagatttatttgaaaGCAGCACAAATTCCGGCTTCAAAACGTTCTTCACGTTTCCGTTACCACAGTTTCCATGCTCATTCCAGCCCCAGCATAATATCGTCCcattatctaatattaaattattatacattataaatgcacaccaaaaaatatttcttttaatatttaaccacattacattctttaaaatatatatttctaaagcTTCAAAAAActcatctattttttttttttgtttaataagaGGAAAAACAAGAGTGTGTGTCTTAATTGTAAAACCAATTATTCGACATGTATTATCTTCTATTTTTAGTATACGCAATTGAAAAAGTATTtgcgtttatatttattgtatctaCTAATTTACCCGCTAAGGCAACGTTGTGTTCTGATCCAACCGAAAGTTGAGTGATTTTTGGGATTCCTTCAATACACTGAAGTCTTTCTTCTATggatatttcattttgtgaATTCGATAAAGGGCGGCCCAACTGACCATAATCATTTCTCCCCCATGAAAAAACAGTACCATCTAAAATCATACAGTACGTTTAacatattgtgtgtgtgtgtgtgtatatatattttatattaattataaagcaaATTCAGTTCAATTACTGCTCAAGATATTGATGTGACTCCATCCTGTGTGGATTTGTATTGGCGCTTTAAGTCGCGCATCGGAAAACGGAATACACTTAGGTTGCGATAATCGCATTTTAGAAGATGTTTTGGGATAGAAACCCAATTGCCCATGCTTGTTATCACCAAAAACATATGTATTGTAAgtattcttttgattttttgttACGACGATAGTATAATATGGACCGCATGCCATGTTTTCTATGTTTCCCTGAATTGACAATTCTGGAACTGTTAATACTCTCCATTGATTCTTTcaattaaatggaaatatttttatttccttattGTATAATGCTATTCAATAAGCTAGCTACCAACAATATAAATTGCGAagaatgcaatatataatagacAATAAAAccgagaaataaatatataataaaaataaataaaaaaatatgttaaaaaattgtttaaaaaaacatttgcgTAGTTTTTTAACGCTTTGtccttattaaatttttagaattccttaatttgcatattttttatagaataaaaatgtcataCCTTTGGTAAATGTACTTAGAAGAGTATAAGGCTCCATAGTTTCTGAATTAATTAAACCCAATTGTCCTCTGTTATTTGCTCCGCAGATATAAAGCTCATGATTTTCCGTCACTACGGCGGTATGTCGCAACCCCATCGAAACATGTTTGATCTTTTCATTGATCAAGATTCTGCGGGGATAcgatatagaagaaaaaactGCAGGATCTAAACCCAATTGTCCATAACGATTAGAGCCCCATACGTATAACTCGCCGTCCTTCGTTAACGCTGCAGAACTATCCCATCCACAGCATACATCAGTCACTACTTGATGCTCAAGAGCGCATATTctttgaaatgttaaaatgtttctCTGCTTAATGTTATTGTGTCCAGTTTGTCCCTTGTCGTTCAACCCACAAGAATAAACGCGTCCGTCAGAATCCAAAATCAGTGTGTGTCCAGCACCaccaacaattttttttatagcttcAGGTCTTAAGGAACATTTTGATAAATCGACTTTGTTGCCTAAGATGCTTTGCTCCGATAATACACCTTGCCCTAATTGGCCATGGGAATTTGCACCCTGCAAAAGAAGTTCGTAAGATTAGTTTGGGATTTTGAAAGGCGCTAAAGacttatacaattttataagtttgttctaaattttttacaaatttattgtcttaatttatttaatcataaaatgttgaaaattgactgtacagtttattttttatatttcaattctatATCAAAGAAGCATTTATTTTGGATATGTTTCATacatatcgttttttttttattttaagattataaaatttcaaatcaaaCTTTCAAACTTCAAAATATCATCCATATATtgaccaaaaataaaaatatataacattcaaaataatcaattttaaatcaaaggTGGATTTACAGTTTAGAATTGCACATATATTGGTAGCTAGAGTAAAAAAtctatactttatttttaaaaatacaagtaaATAACGATATTCGTTTATATGAAGAGTTTGAAGGAACATACATAAAAACTAagaattttagatatatttgaattttatgagGTTAACAAGCCCAAATATACCTCTAGTAATGTCCAGGGAATCGCTCCTCTATTTgtcttatatatgtataaagtattataattatcaacttCTGATTTGAACTTTAACAACAAAAATTGGTAATGCATATCTACTTGTATATATTAGATTCGATTTGATCATTgcatgcaatatataaacatacttTGAAAACaatcagtttttttataaataaaaaatttgaacatGTACACAGTTGTCTTACCCatgaaatcaaataatatgtaGACATAACCAGATAATGTTCTctattgtgtttttttttttaggattcagaataaacgttttatttctttttcttgttgTACTAATTTTTGGATTTCTACGTTTCACGTTAAAACACACAGTactgtatatttttagatttctctATTTACACAATCATTATCATGgacaaaatattgcaatactGACAACCTTACGAAAATTACATGGATGCAATAAGGCTGCTATACATGAATTAATTTAAGTGCAAAAGCATAACATCAGCATTATAATTgacaaaatttctattaaataatgcTATCACGTTATTTAGTAAtctttatattgaaaatttttcagttctatgtttatattatgttaatgtgtgtaaataatttcatGTATAGCAGCCTTAATATgcatcaaattttttgttggcaacgctcatatatatataacgtgaaTGTGATGTGATGATGATATTGTAAACAAAACGTGTAGCGGcacattaattaaacaaaactttattcctagaaatttgtaatattatgtgAAATACAATTGTTCTAAGAAATAACGTGACATAGAAATATTGAGAGGAGCAAAATGCAAGAAT
This genomic window from Linepithema humile isolate Giens D197 chromosome 5, Lhum_UNIL_v1.0, whole genome shotgun sequence contains:
- the LOC105676400 gene encoding heat shock factor-binding protein 1 isoform X2, translating into MADIKQDHKGEDVDTYGMGNNADPKNMQELTQYVQTLLQNMQDKFQTMSDQIIGRIDEMGNRIDDLEKNIADLMTQAGVEGGEK
- the Fam92 gene encoding CBY1-interacting BAR domain-containing protein 1 isoform X2, encoding MLRVRSQSSVYEQEAKFVQDRITGVEKHFAELCTVFAAFTRKAARLRDKGDELAKIIQIYADSEIINRSLSTGLANFSVTLSVIGDYRDAGVQRLDSKVIAPLSQYATICKHARDDVRNTFAARDRELTRRRHLDKVRERNPRNRQMISQAESELMKASVEVSRVVKGLEEQIDSFERRKLHDLKSVLLDFVTIELSFHTKALELLTKAYQDVAAIDEIKDLEEFRETMRVSDSGARLSTVRRTSFRQAYSLTNLASRFASSPMTSQRLANRETESADSVRTGLTNSSESVQVEEDADSTEETESESIREKPVRTRHKSM
- the Fam92 gene encoding CBY1-interacting BAR domain-containing protein 1 isoform X1, whose product is MLRVRSQSSVYEQEAKFVQDRITGVEKHFAELCTVFAAFTRKAARLRDKGDELAKIIQIYADSEIINRSLSTGLANFSVTLSVIGDYRDAGVQRLDSKVIAPLSQYATICKHARDDVRNTFAARDRELTRRRHLDKVRERNPRNRQMISQAESELMKASVEVSRVVKGLEEQIDSFERRKLHDLKSVLLDFVTIELSFHTKALELLTKAYQDVAAIDEIKDLEDFQTTRGEMNGEFRETMRVSDSGARLSTVRRTSFRQAYSLTNLASRFASSPMTSQRLANRETESADSVRTGLTNSSESVQVEEDADSTEETESESIREKPVRTRHKSM
- the LOC105675962 gene encoding A disintegrin and metalloproteinase with thrombospondin motifs adt-2-like isoform X1, whose amino-acid sequence is MFLILKLALIILINKTNAYITQDIEIILLPAWNPTGAKEILLTLKVFGKLMQLNLCKNDQIVSTPFEAKKYNAKIITEKLSQLKASDPCFFLHENHVSSAAINFCQEHGLKGLIFVENDIIEIWSLRNMFASLSFIDDVCVREQINQSFGKPHLIKRLVQYYSHSIFYPLDNLQRKPRYVENKRMDEEFIVELAVFVDTYAYLLLMFYLDNNIDKIRNMIKLEYLKKVQDFFHHRSLGVRIGISLVNLTILETGSSNFPVFKGEGKTLLKLFCSYQKTLNPPDDDDPRHWDIALYITGMDIFTTKGTSFLISYDDYSVAGLAFTGGACKAHKSCAIAEFSSGDFDSSIKKSSLHAAHEIGHLLGLRHDFDETDTYIMSPAPQRFSEIKWSMYSHNTIKSSLKRKSCLRETDDSIYVDDYDDDWWTSDIFDNPLYYGLPGRKWTAKAQCQLFLDDENANVVTLHDICQNLQCETPHKNESYFTAGALSGTYCALGKECRGEKCLPIIEPPYNFNSCDEDNWSEWKKDICQSGCLQKSKGVLAKRRICKHRNRETPNCVGPYYDVVLCDDSLLCFGKRKTIDLFTTIKCTKFKLANLAITESGKQYSYDAEKPWIACTVYCTHKESSDYYTPRQEMLNFRVDPYFPDGTWCHEENGQNYYCRQHYCLPESYS
- the LOC105676373 gene encoding secretion-regulating guanine nucleotide exchange factor-like isoform X2, whose product is MSTYYLISWGANSHGQLGQGVLSEQSILGNKVDLSKCSLRPEAIKKIVGGAGHTLILDSDGRVYSCGLNDKGQTGHNNIKQRNILTFQRICALEHQVVTDVCCGWDSSAALTKDGELYVWGSNRYGQLGLDPAVFSSISYPRRILINEKIKHVSMGLRHTAVVTENHELYICGANNRGQLGLINSETMEPYTLLSTFTKVPELSIQGNIENMACGPYYTIVVTKNQKNTYNTYVFGDNKHGQLGFYPKTSSKMRLSQPKCIPFSDARLKAPIQIHTGWSHINILSNGTVFSWGRNDYGQLGRPLSNSQNEISIEERLQCIEGIPKITQLSVGSEHNVALADNGTILCWGWNEHGNCGNGNVKNVLKPEFVLLSNKSIGVLVGAGAGYSFAVIKDS
- the LOC105676400 gene encoding uncharacterized protein isoform X1; this translates as MADIKQDHKGEDVDTYGMGNNADPKNMQELTQYVSPRTYAQDDDASEDASQRNDDATLTPLQVQTLLQNMQDKFQTMSDQIIGRIDEMGNRIDDLEKNIADLMTQAGVEGGEK
- the LOC105675962 gene encoding A disintegrin and metalloproteinase with thrombospondin motifs adt-2-like isoform X2; this translates as MFASLSFIDDVCVREQINQSFGKPHLIKRLVQYYSHSIFYPLDNLQRKPRYVENKRMDEEFIVELAVFVDTYAYLLLMFYLDNNIDKIRNMIKLEYLKKVQDFFHHRSLGVRIGISLVNLTILETGSSNFPVFKGEGKTLLKLFCSYQKTLNPPDDDDPRHWDIALYITGMDIFTTKGTSFLISYDDYSVAGLAFTGGACKAHKSCAIAEFSSGDFDSSIKKSSLHAAHEIGHLLGLRHDFDETDTYIMSPAPQRFSEIKWSMYSHNTIKSSLKRKSCLRETDDSIYVDDYDDDWWTSDIFDNPLYYGLPGRKWTAKAQCQLFLDDENANVVTLHDICQNLQCETPHKNESYFTAGALSGTYCALGKECRGEKCLPIIEPPYNFNSCDEDNWSEWKKDICQSGCLQKSKGVLAKRRICKHRNRETPNCVGPYYDVVLCDDSLLCFGKRKTIDLFTTIKCTKFKLANLAITESGKQYSYDAEKPWIACTVYCTHKESSDYYTPRQEMLNFRVDPYFPDGTWCHEENGQNYYCRQHYCLPESYS
- the LOC105676373 gene encoding secretion-regulating guanine nucleotide exchange factor-like isoform X1, producing MHYQFLLLKFKSEVDNYNTLYIYKTNRGAIPWTLLEGANSHGQLGQGVLSEQSILGNKVDLSKCSLRPEAIKKIVGGAGHTLILDSDGRVYSCGLNDKGQTGHNNIKQRNILTFQRICALEHQVVTDVCCGWDSSAALTKDGELYVWGSNRYGQLGLDPAVFSSISYPRRILINEKIKHVSMGLRHTAVVTENHELYICGANNRGQLGLINSETMEPYTLLSTFTKVPELSIQGNIENMACGPYYTIVVTKNQKNTYNTYVFGDNKHGQLGFYPKTSSKMRLSQPKCIPFSDARLKAPIQIHTGWSHINILSNGTVFSWGRNDYGQLGRPLSNSQNEISIEERLQCIEGIPKITQLSVGSEHNVALADNGTILCWGWNEHGNCGNGNVKNVLKPEFVLLSNKSIGVLVGAGAGYSFAVIKDS